In one Musa acuminata AAA Group cultivar baxijiao chromosome BXJ2-5, Cavendish_Baxijiao_AAA, whole genome shotgun sequence genomic region, the following are encoded:
- the LOC135612619 gene encoding protein disulfide isomerase-like 5-2: MATTQPRRRIPYPPLISVCASLWWLAAAAAAAASVHEFPTDGTVIELDDASFDRAISAFDFILVDFYAPWCGHCKRLAPELDKAAPVLAQLNEPIVIAKINADKYTKLAAKYEIDGYPTIKLFMHGVPMEYTGPRNADLLVRFLQKFVAPDISFLESDSAVQNFIDMAGANFPMFIGFGLNESVILELARKYKKKAWFSVAKDFSEEIMVAYDFDKVPALVSLHPKYNEQSVFYGPFEGEFLEDFIRQNQLPLTVPINSETLKLVKDDERKIVLTIVEDELDENSLKLVRILRSAATANRDLIFGYVGVKQWGEFVDTFDISKRSKLPKLLVWDGKEDYHIVVGSEDLDDNDQGSQISRFLEGYRDGKTIKKEMNGPSLIGFINSLVSIRTVYLIVFIVAVLMVIQNFSQTEENPQFRGIQDGAEGTDASTSHIKNRRDYQPGNKED; encoded by the exons ATGGCGACGACGCAGCCCCGCCGCCGGATCCCATATCCACCGCTGATCTCGGTTTGTGCATCCCTTTGGTGGCttgccgcggcggcggcggcggcggcatcgGTCCACGAGTTCCCGACGGACGGCACCGTCATCGAGCTCGACGACGCGAGCTTCGACCGGGCGATCTCCGCCTTCGACTTCATCCTCGTAGATTTCTATGCCCCCTGGTGTGGCCATTGCAAGCGGCTTGCTCCGGAG TTGGATAAAGCTGCCCCAGTTCTGGCTCAGCTGAATGAACCTATCGTGATTGCTAAGATAAATGCTGACAAGTATACAAAACTTGCTGCCAAATATGAAATAGA CGGGTATCCTACAATTAAGCTTTTTATGCACGGAGTCCCTATGGAGTACACTGGTCCAAGGAATGCTGATTTGCTTGTACGTTTCCTACAGAAGTTTGTTGCACCTGATATTTCTTTCCTTGAGTCTGACTCAGCGGTCCAAAATTTTATTGATATGGCTGGTGCTAACTTCCCTATGTTCATTGGCTTTGGCCTGAATGAATCTGTTATCCTGGAACTTGCCCGCAAGTACAAGAAAAAAGCCTGGTTTTCTGTAGCAAAAGATTTCTCAGAGGAAATTATGGTGGCATATGATTTTGACAAAGTTCCAGCATTGGTATCTCTTCATCCCAAATATAATGAGCAAAGTGTGTTCTATGGCCCTTTTGAAG GAGAATTCTTGGAAGATTTTATACGACAAAATCAGTTGCCTCTTACTGTACCCATTAATTCTGAAACACTCAAGTTGGTGAAGGATGATGAGAGAAAAATTGTCCTAACAATAGTGGAGGATGAGTTAGATGAGAACTCACTAAAATTGGTTAGAATTTTGAGGTCTGCTGCAACTGCAAATCGTGACCTAATATTTGGATATGTTGGAGTCAAGCAATGGGGAGAATTTGTTGACACATTTGATATCAGTAAGAGATCAAAACTGCCAAAACTTCTTGTTTGGGATGGAAAAGAAGATTACCATATA GTTGTAGGTTCAGAAGACCTAGACGACAATGATCAAGGATCTCAAATTAGTCGTTTTCTTGAAGGATATAGAGATGGAAAAACAATAAAAAAGGAAATGAATGGCCCTTCACTGATTGGCTTCATTAACTCGTTAGTCAGCATAAGAACAGTCTACCTTATTGTCTTCATAGTTGCTGTTCTAATGGTCATTCAGAACTTTAGTCAAACTGAAGAGAACCCCCAATTTAGAGGAATCCAAGATGGTGCAGAAGGCACAGATGCAAGCACTTCACATATCAAAAACCGCAGAGATTATCAACCAGGGAACAAGGAAGACTGA